One genomic region from Bacillus sp. SLBN-46 encodes:
- the atpA gene encoding F0F1 ATP synthase subunit alpha yields the protein MSIKAEEISALIKKQIENYQAEIQVSDVGTVISVGDGIARVHGLDNVMAGELVEFSNGVMGMAQNLEENNVGIIILGPFTEIKEGGEVRRTGRIMEVPVGEELIGRVVNSLGQPIDGMGPINATKTRPVEAVASGVMARKSVHEPLQTGIKAIDALVPIGRGQRELIIGDRQTGKTSVAIDTILNQRTENMICIYVAIGQKESTVRNAVETLRKNGALDYTIVVSASASQPAPMLFLAPYAGVAMAEEFMYSGKHVLIVYDDLSKQAAAYRELSLLLRRPPGREAYPGDVFYLHSRLLERAAKLNDTLGAGSITALPFIETQAGDVSAYIPTNVISITDGQIFLQSDLFFSGVRPAINAGLSVSRVGGSAQIKAMKKVAGTLRLDLASYRELEAFAQFGSDLDKATQAKLARGARTVEVLKQDLNRPLSVEKQVAILYALTRGFLDDIPVQDIRRFESEMLNWLDHNRKEVLDHITKTKDLPSDDDFASAINDFKKTFAVSE from the coding sequence ATGAGCATCAAAGCTGAAGAAATCAGTGCCCTGATTAAAAAGCAGATTGAAAACTATCAGGCAGAAATTCAAGTGAGTGATGTTGGTACAGTTATCTCCGTAGGTGACGGTATCGCTCGTGTTCATGGCCTCGACAATGTCATGGCTGGAGAACTTGTTGAATTTTCAAATGGCGTTATGGGTATGGCACAAAACCTAGAAGAAAATAACGTCGGTATCATTATCCTTGGACCTTTCACAGAGATCAAGGAAGGCGGAGAAGTTCGCCGTACAGGACGCATCATGGAGGTTCCAGTTGGTGAAGAGCTAATTGGACGTGTTGTTAACTCTTTAGGACAACCAATTGATGGTATGGGTCCAATCAATGCAACAAAAACTCGCCCTGTTGAAGCGGTAGCTTCAGGCGTTATGGCTCGTAAATCCGTTCATGAGCCATTACAAACAGGTATCAAAGCGATTGACGCGCTAGTTCCAATCGGTCGTGGTCAACGTGAGTTAATCATCGGTGACCGTCAAACAGGTAAAACATCTGTTGCGATTGATACAATCTTGAACCAAAGAACCGAAAACATGATCTGTATCTATGTTGCAATCGGTCAAAAAGAATCAACAGTACGTAATGCGGTTGAAACGCTTCGTAAGAACGGTGCATTAGATTACACAATCGTTGTATCTGCATCTGCTTCACAACCAGCTCCAATGCTATTCTTAGCTCCATATGCTGGTGTTGCGATGGCGGAAGAGTTTATGTACTCTGGCAAACACGTATTAATCGTATATGATGATCTTTCTAAACAAGCGGCTGCATACCGTGAACTTTCCCTATTACTTCGTCGTCCTCCAGGTCGTGAAGCATATCCAGGGGATGTATTCTACTTGCACTCCCGCTTACTTGAGCGTGCTGCGAAATTGAACGACACATTAGGTGCAGGTTCAATCACAGCATTACCATTTATCGAAACACAAGCAGGTGACGTTTCTGCTTATATCCCAACAAACGTTATCTCCATCACTGATGGACAAATCTTCTTACAGTCTGACTTATTCTTCTCTGGCGTACGTCCAGCGATCAACGCAGGTCTTTCTGTATCACGTGTAGGTGGTTCTGCACAAATCAAGGCGATGAAGAAGGTTGCAGGTACACTGCGTCTTGACCTTGCTTCATACCGTGAACTTGAAGCATTTGCTCAGTTCGGTTCTGACCTTGATAAAGCGACACAAGCGAAGCTTGCTCGTGGTGCACGTACCGTTGAGGTATTAAAACAAGATCTTAACAGACCGCTTTCAGTTGAAAAGCAAGTGGCAATCCTATATGCATTAACACGCGGATTCCTTGATGATATCCCTGTTCAAGATATTCGTCGTTTTGAATCAGAAATGTTAAATTGGTTAGATCACAACCGCAAAGAAGTGTTAGACCATATTACGAAGACGAAGGATCTTCCTTCTGATGACGATTTCGCTTCTGCTATCAACGACTTTAAAAAGACGTTTGCAGTTTCCGAGTAA
- the atpG gene encoding ATP synthase F1 subunit gamma, with translation MASLRDIKNRINSTKKTSQITKAMEMTSAAKWNRGVMNAKSFVPYMEKIQEVTASIAIGSKGINHPMLQARAVKKTGYIVMTSDRGLAGAFNSNVIRRVHQTIQSRHKSNDEFAIIAVGRVARDFFVKRGMNVALEIIGVSDQPSFADIKDIASSTVGMFSDGTFDEIYVYYSHYLSAISQEVTEKKLLPLTDITTSSKLASYEFEPSPEEILEVLLPQYAEALIYGALLDSKASEHAARMTAMRNATDNAKEMIRNYTLSYNRARQAAITQEITEIVGGASALE, from the coding sequence ATGGCATCTTTACGCGATATTAAAAATCGTATAAATTCAACCAAAAAGACGAGTCAAATCACGAAAGCAATGGAAATGACGTCGGCAGCGAAATGGAACCGTGGAGTGATGAATGCGAAATCATTCGTCCCTTACATGGAAAAAATCCAAGAAGTAACGGCATCAATTGCAATCGGCAGCAAAGGAATTAACCATCCGATGCTTCAGGCTCGTGCTGTTAAGAAAACCGGTTATATCGTTATGACCTCTGACCGTGGACTTGCAGGCGCATTTAACAGTAACGTGATTCGACGCGTACACCAAACAATCCAAAGCCGTCATAAATCCAATGATGAATTTGCGATTATTGCAGTGGGTCGAGTAGCTCGTGACTTTTTTGTTAAGCGCGGTATGAATGTAGCCCTTGAAATAATAGGGGTTTCCGATCAGCCGAGCTTTGCAGATATTAAAGATATCGCTTCAAGTACGGTAGGAATGTTCTCTGACGGTACATTTGATGAAATATATGTGTATTACAGTCATTATTTAAGTGCCATTTCTCAGGAAGTAACGGAGAAGAAGCTTCTTCCGCTAACGGATATCACAACTTCTTCAAAGCTGGCTTCTTATGAGTTTGAACCGTCTCCAGAAGAAATCTTAGAAGTTCTCCTGCCACAATATGCAGAGGCTTTGATTTACGGTGCTCTTCTAGACAGTAAAGCAAGTGAGCATGCTGCCCGTATGACAGCAATGAGAAATGCAACTGATAATGCGAAAGAAATGATTCGTAACTATACGCTTAGCTACAACCGTGCACGTCAAGCTGCGATTACACAGGAAATCACAGAGATTGTTGGCGGTGCGTCGGCGTTAGAATAG
- the atpD gene encoding F0F1 ATP synthase subunit beta, with translation MNIGRVVQIMGPVVDVKFENGQLPEIYNALRISYKARNESEVDINLTLEVALHLGDDTVRTIAMASTDGVTRGVEVVDTGAPISVPVGDVTLGRVFNVLGEHIDLADEIPASARRDSIHREAPTFENLSTEVEILETGIKVVDLLAPYIKGGKIGLFGGAGVGKTVLIQELINNIAQEHSGISVFAGVGERTREGNDLYHEMTDSGVIKQTAMVFGQMNEPPGARMRVALTGLTMAEYFRDEQGQDVLFFMDNIFRFTQAGSEVSALLGRMPSAVGYQPTLATEMGKLQERITSTNVGSVTSIQAIYVPADDYTDPAPATTFAHLDATTNLERKLSEMGIYPAVDPLASTSRALSPEIVGEEHYEVSRRVQKTLQRYRELQDIIAILGMDELSDEDKLVVLRARRLQFFLSQNFHVAEQFTGQPGSYVPVKETVKGFKDILDGKYDHLPEDAFRLVGRIEEVVEAAKRMGVEV, from the coding sequence ATGAACATAGGACGCGTAGTTCAAATTATGGGTCCGGTCGTTGACGTTAAATTTGAAAACGGTCAGCTGCCTGAGATCTATAACGCATTAAGAATTAGTTACAAAGCGCGTAATGAATCAGAAGTTGATATCAACTTAACCCTTGAAGTAGCCCTTCATTTAGGTGATGATACTGTTCGTACGATTGCAATGGCTTCCACTGACGGTGTAACTCGTGGAGTAGAAGTAGTGGATACTGGTGCACCGATTTCCGTACCAGTAGGGGATGTAACACTTGGACGTGTATTTAACGTATTAGGTGAGCACATTGACCTTGCTGATGAAATCCCTGCAAGTGCACGTCGTGATTCGATTCACCGCGAAGCACCAACTTTCGAAAATCTTTCTACTGAGGTAGAAATTCTTGAAACTGGAATTAAGGTAGTAGACCTTCTTGCACCATATATTAAAGGTGGTAAAATCGGTCTATTCGGTGGTGCCGGTGTAGGTAAAACTGTATTAATCCAGGAATTAATCAACAACATCGCCCAAGAGCATAGCGGTATTTCCGTTTTCGCTGGTGTAGGTGAGCGTACTCGTGAGGGTAATGACCTTTACCACGAAATGACGGACTCTGGCGTTATTAAGCAAACAGCGATGGTATTCGGACAAATGAACGAGCCACCAGGTGCACGTATGCGTGTTGCCCTAACTGGTTTGACTATGGCTGAATATTTCCGTGATGAGCAAGGACAGGACGTTCTTTTCTTCATGGATAACATCTTCCGTTTCACGCAAGCAGGTTCCGAGGTTTCTGCCCTACTTGGCCGTATGCCATCTGCGGTAGGTTACCAGCCAACTCTTGCTACTGAAATGGGTAAATTACAAGAGCGTATCACATCTACTAACGTAGGTTCTGTTACATCAATCCAAGCGATTTACGTACCAGCCGATGACTATACGGATCCGGCTCCGGCTACAACTTTCGCTCACTTGGATGCAACGACTAACCTTGAGCGTAAGCTTTCTGAGATGGGTATCTACCCTGCGGTGGATCCACTTGCATCAACTTCTCGTGCATTGTCACCTGAAATCGTTGGTGAAGAGCATTACGAGGTATCACGTCGTGTGCAAAAAACGTTACAACGTTACCGTGAACTACAAGATATCATCGCAATCCTTGGTATGGACGAACTTTCTGATGAAGATAAGTTAGTCGTACTTCGTGCGCGTCGTCTACAGTTCTTCTTATCACAAAACTTCCACGTAGCTGAACAGTTTACTGGACAGCCAGGTTCATATGTTCCTGTTAAGGAAACGGTTAAAGGATTTAAAGATATCCTTGACGGTAAATATGATCACCTTCCTGAAGATGCATTCCGTCTTGTTGGACGCATCGAAGAAGTGGTTGAAGCTGCAAAACGCATGGGCGTAGAGGTCTAA
- a CDS encoding F0F1 ATP synthase subunit epsilon, which yields MKTIKVNVVTPDGPVYESDVEMVSTKAQSGELGILPGHIPLVAPLAIGVVRLKKDGKTELVAVSGGFLEVRPDQVTILAQTAEKASDIDVERAIRAKERAEQRMHDQHAEHIDFRRAELALQRAINRLAVSEGRK from the coding sequence ATGAAGACGATTAAAGTCAATGTTGTTACTCCCGATGGCCCGGTGTATGAATCAGATGTGGAAATGGTTAGTACAAAGGCTCAAAGTGGTGAGCTAGGTATCTTACCTGGTCACATTCCGTTGGTTGCTCCTCTTGCAATTGGGGTTGTTCGCCTCAAGAAGGATGGAAAAACGGAACTGGTTGCGGTAAGTGGTGGATTTTTAGAGGTCCGTCCTGATCAAGTAACCATTTTGGCGCAAACGGCTGAAAAAGCATCCGATATTGATGTTGAACGTGCAATAAGGGCGAAGGAACGTGCAGAACAGCGTATGCACGATCAGCATGCTGAGCATATTGACTTCAGACGTGCGGAGCTTGCCCTGCAACGTGCCATCAATCGCCTCGCCGTATCGGAAGGTAGAAAGTAA
- a CDS encoding NADH-quinone oxidoreductase subunit A, protein MELLNVYQNNYLIVFAFLCLGVLLPVVALYLGKLLRPHKPSDAKLTTYESGVEPFHDSRVQFNVRYYIFALMFVVFDVETVFLYPWAVAYDKLGVFALIEMLIFVIMLLIGLVYAWKKKVLQWI, encoded by the coding sequence ATGGAACTTCTTAATGTATATCAGAATAATTATCTGATAGTTTTTGCGTTTCTGTGTCTTGGGGTGTTGCTGCCGGTGGTGGCATTATATTTAGGTAAGCTTTTGCGTCCTCATAAACCTAGCGATGCGAAGTTAACCACATATGAGAGCGGTGTTGAGCCATTTCACGATTCCCGTGTACAGTTCAATGTCCGCTATTATATTTTTGCCCTTATGTTTGTTGTTTTTGATGTGGAAACGGTGTTTTTATATCCATGGGCTGTGGCCTATGATAAGCTAGGTGTTTTTGCGTTAATCGAGATGTTAATTTTCGTGATTATGCTGTTAATTGGCCTAGTGTATGCTTGGAAGAAGAAGGTGCTACAATGGATTTAA
- a CDS encoding NADH-quinone oxidoreductase subunit B family protein produces the protein MDLKLDGISPKEMEDLQRSVFMTTLEQIKAWARSNSIYPVTFGLACCAIEMMGVGGANYDLDRSGSFFRTSPRQSDCMIVSGTVTKKMAPILRRLYDQMPEPKWVIAMGSCATAGGPYVKSYSVVKGVDQIVPVDVYIPGCPPNPAALIYGINKLKEKIRYEAKTGKKVI, from the coding sequence ATGGATTTAAAACTAGATGGCATTTCACCTAAGGAAATGGAAGATTTACAAAGAAGTGTATTTATGACTACGCTAGAGCAAATTAAGGCCTGGGCTCGAAGTAATTCGATCTACCCGGTGACATTTGGTCTGGCTTGTTGTGCGATTGAAATGATGGGTGTAGGCGGAGCGAATTATGACTTAGACCGTTCTGGTTCGTTTTTCCGTACGTCTCCAAGGCAATCGGATTGTATGATCGTGTCTGGGACAGTGACGAAGAAAATGGCGCCAATTTTACGCCGATTGTATGATCAAATGCCTGAGCCAAAGTGGGTTATTGCGATGGGTTCTTGTGCAACAGCTGGCGGGCCGTATGTAAAGTCGTATTCAGTTGTTAAAGGGGTCGATCAAATCGTTCCTGTTGATGTATACATACCTGGATGCCCACCAAACCCAGCTGCTTTAATTTATGGAATCAATAAATTAAAGGAAAAGATTCGCTATGAAGCGAAGACTGGGAAGAAGGTGATCTAA
- a CDS encoding NADH-quinone oxidoreductase subunit C: MSGEKDLEQLKKEAVAKAKAAAAAKRAAKAAVEAPSKPAEPAKDEAPASAASETPVEKTVTPTEAPATAPVNDADDLAKKKAAAVAKAKAAAAAKRKAMELAGASAPSESAPAEETAGTGANEAPAASSDTDDLAKKKAAAVAKAKAAAAAKRKAMELGDTPEAAGDDVPSGDDAKAKAAAAAKAKAVAAAKAKAAAAAKAKAAGMADADAAAGGDDEKAKAIAAAKAKAKAVAAAKAKAAAAAGGKAETAAPAAEAKPSVNQPFLDKYLKVIEENMGSDVLEDSYINKLSKDVPTLVAKRETYFKLAQFLKYNELLGFDYLSELHGSDFETHMEIYVHLFSYKNRQSVALKVKIDRDEPIIESLQPLWAGAEWPECEAYDLLGIKFTGHPDLRRILLGEDWVGYPLRKDYEPYDVEV; encoded by the coding sequence ATGAGTGGGGAAAAGGATCTTGAACAGTTAAAGAAAGAGGCGGTAGCGAAGGCAAAGGCTGCGGCGGCTGCAAAACGGGCGGCAAAGGCTGCAGTGGAAGCTCCATCAAAACCTGCGGAGCCGGCTAAAGACGAAGCACCTGCATCAGCGGCAAGCGAAACGCCAGTTGAAAAAACGGTGACACCGACTGAAGCACCGGCAACAGCGCCAGTGAATGACGCGGATGACCTTGCCAAGAAAAAAGCGGCAGCGGTAGCGAAGGCGAAGGCGGCAGCAGCGGCAAAAAGAAAAGCGATGGAGCTCGCAGGAGCTTCGGCACCATCAGAATCAGCCCCAGCGGAGGAAACAGCCGGTACAGGTGCGAATGAAGCCCCAGCGGCTAGTTCTGATACGGATGACCTCGCGAAGAAAAAAGCAGCTGCAGTAGCGAAGGCGAAGGCGGCTGCGGCAGCAAAGAGGAAAGCCATGGAGCTAGGTGACACACCTGAAGCAGCTGGAGATGACGTACCATCTGGTGATGATGCGAAAGCGAAAGCGGCAGCAGCGGCAAAAGCAAAAGCAGTAGCAGCAGCCAAAGCGAAGGCAGCGGCAGCAGCAAAGGCGAAAGCAGCCGGAATGGCCGACGCGGACGCGGCAGCAGGCGGCGATGATGAAAAGGCAAAGGCGATTGCAGCAGCCAAAGCAAAAGCGAAAGCGGTAGCCGCAGCCAAAGCGAAGGCAGCAGCAGCAGCAGGCGGAAAAGCTGAAACAGCTGCACCAGCAGCGGAAGCTAAACCCTCAGTCAATCAGCCATTTTTAGATAAATATTTGAAAGTCATTGAAGAAAATATGGGATCTGATGTTTTAGAAGATTCTTATATTAATAAACTTTCAAAGGATGTTCCAACACTTGTAGCGAAACGTGAAACATATTTTAAACTGGCTCAATTTTTAAAATATAATGAGCTGTTAGGGTTTGATTATTTATCAGAGCTTCATGGATCAGACTTCGAAACACATATGGAGATTTATGTTCACTTATTCTCATACAAAAACCGTCAATCCGTCGCGTTAAAAGTGAAGATTGACCGTGATGAACCAATCATCGAGTCCTTGCAGCCGCTTTGGGCAGGCGCAGAATGGCCTGAATGTGAAGCCTATGATTTATTAGGAATTAAGTTTACAGGACATCCGGATTTACGTCGTATCTTACTCGGCGAAGATTGGGTTGGCTATCCACTGCGAAAAGATTATGAGCCTTACGATGTGGAGGTGTAA
- a CDS encoding NADH-quinone oxidoreductase subunit D — MIRTEEMILNVGPQHPSTHGVFRLVVKIDGEIIVEATPVIGYLHRGTEKIAENLQYTQIIPYTDRLDYLSSMTNNYVLCHAVETMMGIEVPERADFLRVIAMELNRIASHLVAWGTYILDLGATSPFIYAFRDREMIINMLNELTGARLTFNYMRVGGVKWDAPEGWIEKVRDFVPYMRGQLAGFHDLVSGNEIFLDRVKGVGKYTKEEAIQYSLSGPNLRSTGVKWDLRKDEPYSVYDRFDFDVPTSEDGDCLARYHLRLAEIAESLKILEQAVEQFPAEGAILAKVPKIIKAPKGEAFVRIESPRGEIGCYIASDGKKEPYRLKFRRPSFYNLQILPKLLKGENIANMIAILGAVDIVLGEVDG, encoded by the coding sequence ATGATCAGAACAGAAGAAATGATACTAAACGTAGGACCTCAGCATCCAAGTACTCACGGCGTTTTCCGTCTTGTTGTAAAAATTGATGGAGAAATCATTGTTGAAGCGACACCTGTAATCGGATATTTACACCGTGGGACTGAAAAAATTGCTGAGAACCTGCAATATACACAGATTATTCCATACACAGACCGATTGGACTACTTGTCATCCATGACAAACAATTATGTCCTTTGTCATGCCGTTGAGACGATGATGGGGATTGAAGTTCCAGAACGTGCGGATTTCCTTCGTGTCATTGCGATGGAATTAAACCGGATTGCGAGTCACCTTGTTGCATGGGGTACATATATTCTTGACCTTGGAGCTACAAGTCCGTTCATCTATGCATTCCGTGACCGCGAAATGATTATTAATATGCTAAACGAACTTACGGGTGCTCGCCTGACATTTAACTATATGCGTGTCGGCGGAGTGAAGTGGGATGCTCCAGAAGGCTGGATTGAAAAAGTAAGAGACTTTGTGCCATATATGCGCGGTCAGCTTGCTGGTTTCCACGATCTTGTCAGCGGAAATGAAATCTTTTTAGACCGTGTAAAAGGCGTTGGAAAGTATACAAAAGAAGAAGCCATCCAATATTCACTTAGCGGACCTAATCTTCGTAGTACCGGTGTGAAATGGGATCTTCGGAAGGATGAACCATATTCGGTTTATGACCGTTTTGACTTTGATGTTCCAACATCGGAGGACGGTGATTGCTTAGCTAGGTACCATCTACGCCTTGCTGAAATCGCAGAATCCTTGAAAATCCTCGAGCAAGCAGTGGAGCAATTTCCTGCTGAGGGAGCAATTCTTGCCAAAGTGCCGAAGATTATTAAGGCGCCTAAGGGTGAAGCTTTTGTACGAATTGAATCACCACGTGGTGAAATTGGCTGTTATATTGCGAGCGACGGTAAAAAAGAACCGTACCGCTTAAAGTTTAGAAGACCATCCTTCTATAACCTGCAAATTCTCCCAAAACTGTTAAAGGGCGAAAACATTGCAAACATGATTGCTATTTTAGGGGCAGTGGATATTGTCCTTGGGGAGGTTGACGGCTAA
- the nuoH gene encoding NADH-quinone oxidoreductase subunit NuoH: MIEELLQSSPSWANFGIFFLLGAVLLLIVLGFVTYGILAERKVMGYMQLRHGPNQVGGKWGLLQTVADVLKLLLKEDIIPKAADKPLFIIAPVIAFAPSFMVLATMPFTDKFQFADIGVGLLYYIAVSGLTTFGMLLGGWASNNKYALLGGMRASAQMISYEIPLVMSVLGVILLSGSLNLNEIVAAQKNGWFILLQPIGFIVFFIASIAELNRTPFDLPESENELVAGYHVEYSGFRWAFFMLAEYVYLFAMSALITVIFLGGWLAPISFLSFIPGAVWFSLKFSVVVFVYIWLRSTFPRFRVDKLMEFGWKVLLPIALGNIFLTALIKSLFF; the protein is encoded by the coding sequence ATGATAGAAGAATTGCTACAGTCAAGTCCTAGTTGGGCTAACTTTGGGATTTTCTTTTTACTCGGTGCTGTCTTACTTTTAATCGTATTAGGCTTCGTTACTTACGGAATTTTAGCAGAACGGAAAGTAATGGGTTACATGCAGCTCCGTCATGGTCCAAACCAAGTCGGCGGTAAGTGGGGACTCTTACAAACGGTCGCTGACGTCCTCAAGCTTTTATTAAAAGAGGATATTATTCCGAAGGCAGCCGACAAGCCATTATTTATTATTGCACCGGTCATTGCTTTTGCACCATCCTTTATGGTCCTAGCAACGATGCCGTTCACTGACAAATTTCAGTTTGCCGATATCGGTGTGGGATTACTTTATTATATTGCCGTTTCTGGATTGACTACCTTTGGTATGCTGCTAGGCGGCTGGGCATCGAATAACAAGTATGCACTCTTAGGAGGTATGCGTGCTTCAGCCCAGATGATTTCCTATGAGATTCCGCTTGTTATGTCTGTCTTAGGCGTTATTCTTCTATCAGGAAGCTTGAATCTAAATGAGATTGTGGCAGCACAGAAGAACGGATGGTTCATCCTCTTGCAGCCAATTGGATTTATTGTCTTTTTCATTGCATCGATTGCGGAATTAAATCGGACACCATTTGACTTGCCTGAATCGGAAAACGAACTAGTTGCCGGTTACCATGTTGAATATTCCGGATTCCGCTGGGCATTCTTTATGCTCGCCGAATATGTGTATTTGTTCGCGATGTCTGCTTTGATTACGGTTATCTTTTTAGGCGGATGGTTAGCGCCGATCAGCTTCCTAAGCTTTATTCCTGGAGCGGTTTGGTTTTCACTTAAATTCAGTGTGGTTGTCTTTGTTTACATTTGGCTGCGAAGCACGTTCCCACGTTTCCGCGTCGATAAACTAATGGAATTTGGCTGGAAAGTACTTTTGCCAATAGCACTAGGCAACATATTCCTAACGGCTTTAATCAAATCATTATTTTTCTAA
- the nuoI gene encoding NADH-quinone oxidoreductase subunit NuoI, translating into MLGLAKGLKYTLKQLTREKVTYDYPNKPIPLPDRFRGIQKFYPEKCIVCNQCMNICPTDCIDLTGKKHPDPTKKGKIIDTYDINFEICILCDLCTEVCPTEAIIMTNNFELAEYSRDMLFKNLEWLDENDENIRKENKA; encoded by the coding sequence GTGCTTGGATTAGCAAAAGGCTTGAAATATACCCTAAAACAATTAACCAGAGAAAAGGTTACTTACGATTATCCGAATAAGCCGATTCCACTGCCAGATCGCTTCCGTGGTATTCAGAAATTTTATCCGGAAAAATGTATCGTGTGTAATCAATGTATGAATATCTGTCCGACCGATTGTATTGACCTGACAGGTAAAAAGCATCCGGATCCAACGAAAAAAGGGAAAATCATCGACACATACGACATCAACTTTGAGATTTGCATCCTTTGTGACCTATGTACGGAGGTTTGCCCAACTGAAGCCATCATCATGACCAATAACTTTGAGCTCGCTGAATACAGCCGCGATATGTTATTTAAGAACCTTGAATGGTTAGATGAAAACGACGAAAACATACGGAAGGAGAATAAAGCATGA
- a CDS encoding NADH-quinone oxidoreductase subunit J has protein sequence MTFSGEFLAFMGLALVAIIGGVLLLNLTKVVHMVVALIFTFVAIAGIYVLLSAEFVAAVQILIYSGAITIIMLFGIMLTRHDDESEPKAGRWRKLLLFLGIVGFAFAVYIGIYDFNIEQTPSTLHENNTLQIGKALYSKYVIPFELTSVLLLVALVGSIILAKNEKKGADKE, from the coding sequence ATGACCTTCTCAGGCGAATTCCTCGCATTTATGGGACTCGCACTTGTTGCGATCATCGGCGGCGTGCTTCTGTTGAACCTAACGAAAGTGGTTCATATGGTTGTTGCCCTGATTTTCACTTTCGTCGCAATCGCCGGTATTTACGTTCTGCTATCTGCAGAATTTGTAGCTGCCGTACAAATCTTAATTTATTCTGGTGCGATCACCATCATCATGCTGTTTGGCATTATGTTAACGAGGCATGATGACGAAAGTGAACCTAAAGCAGGCAGATGGAGAAAGTTACTCTTGTTCTTAGGAATTGTAGGTTTTGCCTTTGCAGTGTATATCGGCATCTACGATTTCAACATCGAACAGACACCATCCACGCTGCACGAAAATAACACGTTACAAATTGGTAAGGCACTTTACTCAAAATATGTCATTCCATTTGAGTTAACATCGGTTCTACTATTAGTAGCCCTTGTCGGCTCCATTATCTTGGCGAAAAATGAGAAAAAGGGGGCGGATAAGGAATGA
- the nuoK gene encoding NADH-quinone oxidoreductase subunit NuoK, giving the protein MSSVPASAFLALALILFCIGLYGALTKRNTVIVLISIELMLNAVNINLVTFSKYGLAPSITGQIFALFAISVAAAEAAVGLAILIALYRSKKTVNIDEMDTMKN; this is encoded by the coding sequence ATGAGTTCAGTTCCCGCTTCAGCCTTCTTGGCACTAGCACTTATTCTGTTTTGCATCGGCTTATACGGTGCGTTAACGAAAAGAAATACAGTAATCGTCCTGATCTCAATCGAATTGATGCTGAATGCTGTGAATATTAACTTGGTCACTTTCAGCAAATACGGTTTGGCGCCATCGATTACAGGCCAAATCTTTGCCCTGTTCGCAATCAGCGTGGCAGCAGCCGAAGCAGCGGTCGGACTAGCGATTCTTATCGCACTCTACCGCAGCAAGAAAACCGTCAACATCGACGAAATGGACACAATGAAAAACTAG